Proteins found in one Deltaproteobacteria bacterium genomic segment:
- a CDS encoding bifunctional (p)ppGpp synthetase/guanosine-3',5'-bis(diphosphate) 3'-pyrophosphohydrolase: protein MVRLEEIIDKISAYNPAADLELIKKAYIFSAKVHQGQVRLSGEPYLSHIIEVANTLANMQMDVTTVVAGILHDTVEDTLTTIDKIKELFGENVAMLVDGVTKIGKISFESKGASGEERQAENFRKMIIAMAEDIRVIMIKLADRLHNMRTLSALAPEKRLKIAQETMDIYVPIANRLGIGWIKIELEDLSFNYQKPDDYKELEERLATEKEERERYIQEVKAIIEKRLAEYTLKAEVTGRPKHIYSMYKKMLKDGISLEHIYDVLAFRIIVGTVKECYEALGIIHSAWKPIPGRFKDYIAIPKPNMYQSLHTSVIGPYGERIEIQIRTEEMHKIAEEGIAAHWRYKEGKAMLEKDDKQFAWLRQMMEWQKDTKDAKEFMDTMKMDLFSEEVFVFTPKGAVKDLPKGATAVDFAYAVHTDVGHRCSAARVNGRLVPLKYQLKNGDMVEIITSQNHAPSKDWLNFVVTSRAKAKIRQLVKTEEREKSITLGKEICDKDFKRHDVDFHKLLKSGELDKIAREGFGLSSVDDALAGIGYGKLSSHQLLGKLLPPEKIQAHPEVSAFKKVLQRFTPYRFNRGLKKAPREAVLVKGIDDVMIKFAKCCNPLYGDDIVGFISRGSGVAVHLKNCPSIKHSDTERLIDVAWDKGLKTVRPAKLRVVCHDEKGLLVNMSSVITAQEANIINAAITTTADKKAICIFEIEVNSLEHLMNIINGLKKVKKVIKVERVEG, encoded by the coding sequence ATGGTCAGACTTGAAGAAATTATAGATAAAATATCCGCCTACAATCCTGCGGCAGACCTTGAGCTTATAAAAAAGGCATATATCTTTTCTGCCAAGGTTCATCAGGGGCAGGTGCGTTTATCAGGAGAGCCTTATCTCAGCCATATTATTGAGGTGGCCAATACTCTGGCAAATATGCAGATGGATGTGACAACCGTTGTGGCTGGTATCCTCCATGATACAGTTGAGGATACATTGACGACCATAGATAAGATTAAAGAGCTGTTTGGCGAAAATGTTGCAATGCTTGTGGACGGGGTTACAAAGATAGGAAAGATAAGTTTTGAGAGTAAGGGCGCATCAGGAGAGGAGCGTCAGGCAGAGAACTTCCGCAAAATGATAATTGCCATGGCAGAAGACATCAGGGTCATTATGATAAAACTTGCCGACAGGCTGCACAACATGCGGACGCTCTCTGCCCTTGCGCCTGAAAAAAGACTAAAAATAGCCCAGGAAACTATGGATATCTATGTGCCGATTGCAAATCGTCTCGGCATCGGCTGGATAAAAATAGAACTGGAAGACCTTTCCTTCAATTATCAGAAGCCTGATGACTACAAAGAACTTGAGGAGCGGCTTGCCACAGAAAAAGAGGAGAGGGAGAGATATATCCAGGAGGTTAAGGCAATCATAGAAAAGAGGCTTGCTGAATATACTTTGAAGGCTGAAGTTACCGGCAGGCCAAAGCATATTTACAGCATGTACAAGAAGATGTTGAAAGACGGGATTTCGCTTGAGCATATCTATGATGTCCTTGCATTCAGGATTATCGTGGGTACAGTTAAAGAATGTTACGAAGCCCTTGGTATTATCCACTCTGCATGGAAGCCGATACCGGGAAGATTTAAAGACTACATTGCCATACCTAAGCCAAATATGTATCAGTCTTTGCACACAAGCGTAATAGGGCCTTACGGCGAAAGGATTGAGATACAGATAAGGACAGAAGAGATGCATAAGATCGCAGAAGAGGGCATTGCAGCACACTGGAGATATAAGGAAGGCAAGGCAATGCTTGAAAAGGATGACAAGCAGTTTGCGTGGCTCAGGCAGATGATGGAGTGGCAGAAGGATACGAAGGATGCAAAGGAGTTCATGGATACTATGAAGATGGACCTCTTTTCCGAGGAGGTATTTGTCTTTACGCCAAAGGGCGCCGTAAAAGATCTGCCAAAAGGCGCTACGGCTGTGGATTTTGCGTATGCCGTGCATACAGATGTGGGACACAGATGCTCAGCCGCAAGGGTTAATGGAAGGCTTGTGCCTTTGAAATATCAGCTTAAAAACGGCGATATGGTGGAGATAATAACATCGCAGAATCACGCGCCAAGCAAGGACTGGCTTAATTTTGTAGTCACATCAAGGGCAAAGGCAAAGATAAGACAATTGGTAAAGACAGAAGAGCGCGAAAAGAGCATAACCCTTGGCAAGGAGATATGCGATAAGGACTTTAAAAGGCATGATGTGGACTTCCATAAACTGCTCAAATCAGGCGAATTGGATAAGATTGCAAGAGAAGGGTTTGGCCTTTCATCGGTTGACGACGCCCTTGCCGGCATAGGTTACGGCAAACTGTCCAGCCACCAGCTTCTGGGCAAACTTCTTCCGCCGGAAAAGATCCAGGCGCATCCGGAGGTATCTGCATTTAAAAAAGTTTTACAGAGATTTACCCCCTATAGATTCAATCGGGGGCTTAAAAAGGCCCCGCGTGAGGCTGTGCTTGTAAAAGGCATAGATGATGTTATGATAAAATTTGCAAAGTGTTGCAACCCACTGTATGGTGATGACATAGTGGGATTTATTAGCAGAGGTAGCGGTGTTGCTGTTCATTTAAAGAATTGTCCAAGCATAAAACACAGCGACACTGAACGGTTGATAGATGTTGCATGGGATAAAGGCTTAAAAACAGTCCGTCCTGCAAAGCTTAGGGTTGTATGCCATGACGAAAAGGGGCTGCTGGTAAATATGAGCAGCGTCATTACAGCGCAGGAGGCGAATATTATAAATGCCGCGATTACGACTACGGCTGACAAAAAAGCAATATGTATATTTGAGATAGAGGTAAACAGCCTTGAACATCTGATGAATATTATCAACGGCCTTAAGAAGGTTAAAAAGGTTATAAAGGTGGAAAGGGTGGAGGGGTAA
- a CDS encoding dehydrogenase yields MNLIVNNLRIPVEKDGVDEYVKAVSEKLNIYKETICFIKILAKTLDASNKDQFYYDISIAVNTPDSFVNANAFPLYTEKIKPERRKINSIHKPIIIGFGPAGMFAALELIEYGLKPIIFERGKKIEERSVDIQKFIKEKILNPESNIQFGEGGAGSYSDGKLFSRINNTEYVNRVLDTYIRFGAPEKIAYVGKPHLGTDVLCRIVRNIRDYILAEGGEIYYGSKMTDILISDDKAMGVVINGEKEYRATSIYLAVGHSARDTFEMMHKKGIIIEQKPISVGMRLEHPVEVINLLRYGDKYKDYCGIGAASYSFNYNDKINGRGINTFCMCPGGEVINASSEDGMLVVNGMSYSQRASAFSNAAIVVTCNTGDYGSTDPLAGIEFQKAIERKAFNSVGGTWQIPAQNLADYLSGKSSVSLNENSSAMGAASVDMNGILPAFVNTALLSAFNIWKTDYPLAILHHATLLGAETRTSAPIRIKRSDRYESINIKNLYPIGEGSGYTGGIMSSATDAIKAVESSLTVYYRQ; encoded by the coding sequence GAAAAGCTAAATATTTACAAAGAGACTATATGCTTTATTAAGATACTCGCCAAAACGCTTGATGCGAGCAACAAAGACCAGTTCTACTACGATATTTCGATAGCTGTAAATACCCCGGACAGTTTTGTCAACGCGAATGCCTTTCCCTTATACACTGAAAAAATAAAGCCAGAAAGAAGAAAAATAAATTCTATTCATAAGCCTATCATTATAGGTTTTGGCCCTGCAGGAATGTTCGCAGCTCTTGAGCTTATCGAATATGGACTTAAACCCATTATATTTGAGAGGGGAAAAAAGATAGAAGAGCGTTCTGTAGACATTCAAAAATTTATAAAAGAAAAGATTTTGAATCCCGAATCAAATATCCAGTTCGGCGAAGGCGGAGCAGGTTCATATTCCGACGGCAAGCTCTTTTCAAGGATTAACAATACGGAATATGTAAATAGAGTCCTCGATACGTATATCAGGTTCGGTGCGCCGGAAAAGATAGCATATGTCGGTAAACCTCATCTGGGAACGGATGTGCTCTGCCGAATAGTGCGTAATATACGGGACTATATCCTTGCGGAGGGCGGTGAGATATATTACGGCTCAAAAATGACGGATATACTTATATCGGATGATAAGGCAATGGGCGTTGTAATAAACGGAGAGAAGGAATATCGGGCTACGAGCATTTATCTTGCCGTAGGACATTCCGCGCGCGATACGTTTGAGATGATGCATAAAAAGGGCATTATTATTGAACAAAAACCGATTTCAGTCGGCATGAGGCTTGAGCACCCGGTAGAGGTTATAAACCTTCTAAGATACGGCGATAAATATAAGGATTACTGCGGTATCGGGGCCGCAAGCTATTCCTTTAACTACAACGATAAAATAAACGGGAGAGGAATAAATACATTCTGCATGTGCCCCGGAGGCGAGGTGATAAACGCTTCTTCTGAAGACGGCATGCTTGTCGTAAACGGCATGAGTTATTCGCAGAGGGCATCGGCATTTTCCAATGCGGCAATAGTAGTAACCTGTAATACAGGAGATTATGGTTCGACCGATCCCCTGGCCGGAATTGAATTTCAGAAGGCCATAGAACGAAAGGCCTTTAATTCAGTAGGAGGCACATGGCAGATTCCGGCACAGAATCTGGCAGATTATTTATCCGGAAAATCCTCAGTCAGCTTGAATGAAAACTCCTCGGCAATGGGGGCAGCTTCCGTTGATATGAACGGTATTCTTCCGGCATTTGTAAATACAGCGCTTCTATCCGCATTTAATATATGGAAAACGGATTATCCGCTTGCCATCTTGCATCATGCGACATTGTTAGGTGCGGAAACAAGGACTTCGGCCCCGATAAGAATTAAACGCAGCGATAGATATGAATCAATTAACATAAAAAACTTGTACCCGATAGGCGAAGGCTCTGGTTACACTGGCGGAATAATGAGTTCGGCAACTGATGCCATAAAGGCCGTGGAAAGCAGCCTAACAGTTTATTATCGCCAATAG